A genomic region of Notamacropus eugenii isolate mMacEug1 chromosome 3, mMacEug1.pri_v2, whole genome shotgun sequence contains the following coding sequences:
- the CRY1 gene encoding cryptochrome-1 isoform X1: MGVNAVHWFRKGLRLHDNPALKECIEGADTVRCVYILDPWFAGSSNVGINRWRFLLQCLEDLDANLRKLNSRLFVIRGQPADVFPRLFKEWNITKLSIEYDSEPFGKERDAAIKKLASEAGVEVIVRISHTLYDLDKIIELNGGQPPLTYKRFQTLISKMEPLATPVETITPEVMHKCVTPLSDEHDEKYGVPSLEELGFDTDGLPSAVWPGGETEALTRLERHLERKAWVANFERPRMNANSLLASPTGLSPYLRFGCLSCRLFYFKLTDLYKKVKKNSSPPLSLYGQLLWREFFYTAATNNPRFDKMEGNPICVQIPWDRNPEALAKWAEGRTGFPWIDAIMTQLRQEGWIHHLARHAVACFLTRGDLWISWEEGMKVFEELLLDADWSINAGSWMWLSCSSFFQQFFHCYCPVGFGRRTDPNGDYIRRYLPVLRGFPAKYIYDPWNAPEGVQKVAKCLIGVNYPKPMVNHAEASRLNIERMKQIYQQLSRYRGLGLLASVPSNPNGNGSLMGYTTGENIPTCSSSGGGAPAGASDGQILQACVLPEPPTGTSGVQQPGYSQGSGISHYSHEDSQQAYVLKQGRNSLGGGKRHRQEEETQSIGPKMQRQSVN, from the exons ATTTCTGCTGCAGTGTCTTGAGGATCTTGATGCCAATCTAAGAAAATTAAATTCTCGTTTGTTTGTAATTCGTGGCCAGCCAGCAGATGTGTTTCCTCGACTTTTCAAG GAATGGAACATCACTAAGCTTTCTATTGAGTATGATTCTGAGCCCTTTGGGAAGGAACGCGATGCAGCTATTAAAAAACTGGCCAGCGAGGCAGGGGTGGAGGTCATCGTCCGGATTTCACACACTCTGTATGACCTTGACAA gatcatagaactgAATGGTGGACAGCCACCTCTGACGTATAAAAGGTTCCAGACTCTGATCAGCAAAATGGAGCCGTTAGCCACGCCAGTGGAGACCATAACTCCTGAAGTGATGCACAAGTGTGTCACTCCCCTCTCAGATGAACACGACGAGAAGTATGGTGTGCCCTCCCTGGAAGAGCTAG GTTTTGATACAGATGGCTTACCTTCTGCGGTGTGGCCTGGCGGGGAGACAGAAGCCCTCACACGCTTGGAGAGGCATTTGGAAAGAAAA GCTTGGGTGGCAAACTTTGAAAGACCAAGGATGAACGCGAATTCCCTTTTGGCGAGCCCTACGGGCCTCAGTCCTTACCTGCGCTTCGGCTGTCTGTCCTGCCGTCTGTTCTACTTCAAGCTGACAGACCTTTATAAGAAG GTAAAGAAGAACAGCTCACCGCCCCTCTCTCTTTATGGGCAGCTCTTGTGGAGGGAATTTTTCTACACAGCAGCCACAAACAACCCGCGCTTTGATAAAATGGAAGGGAACCCCATCTGTGTTCAGATTCCCTGGGACAGAAACCCTGAGGCGCTAGCCAAGTGGGCTGAAGGCAGAACGGGCTTCCCCTGGATTGATGCTATCATGACCCAGCTGCGTCAGGAGGGCTGGATTCACCATTTGGCCAGACATGCCGTTGCTTGCTTCCTGACTCGAGGGGACCTTTGGATCAGCTGGGAGGAAGGCATGAAG GTCTTTGAAGAGCTGCTGCTCGATGCTGACTGGAGCATCAACGCAGGGAGCTGGATGTGGCTGTCCTGCAGCTcctttttccagcagtttttccACTGCTATTGTCCCGTCGGTTTTGGTAGGAGAACTGATCCCAATGGAGACTACATCAG ACGCTACCTGCCTGTCCTGAGAGGCTTCCCTGCAAAATATATTTATGATCCTTGGAATGCACCAGAAGGTGTCCAGAAGGTGGCAAAATGCTTGATTGGTGTGAACTACCCTAAACCAATGGTAAACCATGCCGAAGCCAGCCGTCTGAACATCGAGAGGATGAAGCAGATCTATCAGCAGCTCTCAAGATACAGAGGACTGG GCCTTCTTGCTTCCGTGCCCTCCAACCCGAATGGGAATGGTAGCCTCATGGGCTACACAACTGGAGAAAACATTCCTACTTGTAGCAGCAGTGGCGGAG GAGCTCCAGCGGGTGCCAGCGATGGTCAGATACTTCAGGCCTGTGTGCTCCCAGAGCCACCAACAGGAACCAGTGGTGTTCAGCAGCCAG GTTACTCTCAGGGGAGTGGGATTTCACATTATTCTCACGAAGACAGTCAGCAGGCTTACGTGTTAAAGCAAG GAAGGAACTCCCTTGGTGGCGGGAAGCGGCACAGGCAAGAGGAGGAGACTCAGAGCATTGGCCCCAAGATGCAGCGGCAGAGTGTGAACTAG
- the CRY1 gene encoding cryptochrome-1 isoform X2 produces the protein MGVNAVHWFRKGLRLHDNPALKECIEGADTVRCVYILDPWFAGSSNVGINRWRFLLQCLEDLDANLRKLNSRLFVIRGQPADVFPRLFKEWNITKLSIEYDSEPFGKERDAAIKKLASEAGVEVIVRISHTLYDLDKIIELNGGQPPLTYKRFQTLISKMEPLATPVETITPEVMHKCVTPLSDEHDEKYGVPSLEELGFDTDGLPSAVWPGGETEALTRLERHLERKAWVANFERPRMNANSLLASPTGLSPYLRFGCLSCRLFYFKLTDLYKKVKKNSSPPLSLYGQLLWREFFYTAATNNPRFDKMEGNPICVQIPWDRNPEALAKWAEGRTGFPWIDAIMTQLRQEGWIHHLARHAVACFLTRGDLWISWEEGMKVFEELLLDADWSINAGSWMWLSCSSFFQQFFHCYCPVGFGRRTDPNGDYIRRYLPVLRGFPAKYIYDPWNAPEGVQKVAKCLIGVNYPKPMVNHAEASRLNIERMKQIYQQLSRYRGLGLLASVPSNPNGNGSLMGYTTGENIPTCSSSGGGAPAGASDGQILQACVLPEPPTGTSGVQQPGRNSLGGGKRHRQEEETQSIGPKMQRQSVN, from the exons ATTTCTGCTGCAGTGTCTTGAGGATCTTGATGCCAATCTAAGAAAATTAAATTCTCGTTTGTTTGTAATTCGTGGCCAGCCAGCAGATGTGTTTCCTCGACTTTTCAAG GAATGGAACATCACTAAGCTTTCTATTGAGTATGATTCTGAGCCCTTTGGGAAGGAACGCGATGCAGCTATTAAAAAACTGGCCAGCGAGGCAGGGGTGGAGGTCATCGTCCGGATTTCACACACTCTGTATGACCTTGACAA gatcatagaactgAATGGTGGACAGCCACCTCTGACGTATAAAAGGTTCCAGACTCTGATCAGCAAAATGGAGCCGTTAGCCACGCCAGTGGAGACCATAACTCCTGAAGTGATGCACAAGTGTGTCACTCCCCTCTCAGATGAACACGACGAGAAGTATGGTGTGCCCTCCCTGGAAGAGCTAG GTTTTGATACAGATGGCTTACCTTCTGCGGTGTGGCCTGGCGGGGAGACAGAAGCCCTCACACGCTTGGAGAGGCATTTGGAAAGAAAA GCTTGGGTGGCAAACTTTGAAAGACCAAGGATGAACGCGAATTCCCTTTTGGCGAGCCCTACGGGCCTCAGTCCTTACCTGCGCTTCGGCTGTCTGTCCTGCCGTCTGTTCTACTTCAAGCTGACAGACCTTTATAAGAAG GTAAAGAAGAACAGCTCACCGCCCCTCTCTCTTTATGGGCAGCTCTTGTGGAGGGAATTTTTCTACACAGCAGCCACAAACAACCCGCGCTTTGATAAAATGGAAGGGAACCCCATCTGTGTTCAGATTCCCTGGGACAGAAACCCTGAGGCGCTAGCCAAGTGGGCTGAAGGCAGAACGGGCTTCCCCTGGATTGATGCTATCATGACCCAGCTGCGTCAGGAGGGCTGGATTCACCATTTGGCCAGACATGCCGTTGCTTGCTTCCTGACTCGAGGGGACCTTTGGATCAGCTGGGAGGAAGGCATGAAG GTCTTTGAAGAGCTGCTGCTCGATGCTGACTGGAGCATCAACGCAGGGAGCTGGATGTGGCTGTCCTGCAGCTcctttttccagcagtttttccACTGCTATTGTCCCGTCGGTTTTGGTAGGAGAACTGATCCCAATGGAGACTACATCAG ACGCTACCTGCCTGTCCTGAGAGGCTTCCCTGCAAAATATATTTATGATCCTTGGAATGCACCAGAAGGTGTCCAGAAGGTGGCAAAATGCTTGATTGGTGTGAACTACCCTAAACCAATGGTAAACCATGCCGAAGCCAGCCGTCTGAACATCGAGAGGATGAAGCAGATCTATCAGCAGCTCTCAAGATACAGAGGACTGG GCCTTCTTGCTTCCGTGCCCTCCAACCCGAATGGGAATGGTAGCCTCATGGGCTACACAACTGGAGAAAACATTCCTACTTGTAGCAGCAGTGGCGGAG GAGCTCCAGCGGGTGCCAGCGATGGTCAGATACTTCAGGCCTGTGTGCTCCCAGAGCCACCAACAGGAACCAGTGGTGTTCAGCAGCCAG GAAGGAACTCCCTTGGTGGCGGGAAGCGGCACAGGCAAGAGGAGGAGACTCAGAGCATTGGCCCCAAGATGCAGCGGCAGAGTGTGAACTAG